Within Aricia agestis chromosome Z, ilAriAges1.1, whole genome shotgun sequence, the genomic segment GATGCTCATTTTCGCCAAGTGCCAACAATGTGAGTAAATAGCAAATTGCAACCTATACTCACACATGCTCTCTCGAGTTATGTCTAACTGGCAATCGAAGCGACTTTCGCATTTCAAGGTATCAGAATCGGGTCCCAGGCTGCGCTCAGCCGCGTGGGCTCAGTGCCCATTGTATGTTAATACGCGCTTCAATCCACGGCcggagaaattgaaaatagcaAACATTACCCCGCTATCATCTCTCATACCTATCATCATAATGAGCGCATATTTTTCATTGTGCATATTTTAAACTGTTATCGACCATCGTTTTGAAAGGTCTGTGCGTAATCTCCAATGGATTAACAATAACGAAGATTTCTTCAATTCTTTTAATTCGTCTAAGCCAAAAAGAAGGCTGATTTTGACAATCCAAAGAGTATGTGCTCTTAGTGCGATTTTGTTAATAAGTGAAGACTTCAATAGAGTTCttgtttaaaaacttatttttgtaatagtAAAGTTGAATTATTGTTAACCCATGCGGCATGCCACAAGTTATTCAGAAGTAGGCAGTTAGTAGTTACACATTTTAGATGTACAACCCACCGTTCATCCGACCTAAGAGGTAAGTGGTAACTATCGATTGTTTTCGATTGCATGACTTTTGGACCTTCGCTTCGTTAATGTTAATTCCATTGGAAATACGGTATTGGGATCAAGCAATGTGATCAAAATATTTGCATAATAAATTTCTTGTGGAATATCTTTGAATATATTTAAGACACATTGTAGGGTTCACCACCACACAGGTgcatttatagtttttattattcgtaggcattTTAGATAAAATAGAGCTTTACTATTGatctgtttaaaaatataaagactcccttaaagtttaattaaaaaatatgtatattcatATTGCACGATCTACCCGAACGATATCGATACTTGATTacaaaatagataataataattatggggGTATTTGTTTAGAATGTCTGTTattattcaaaacaaacaaactcaaTGAAATGTATCAGTGTTCCGTAATAATCTTATCGTAACCTTAATATGTGATCAGTGCATTAGTTATAATACAAATTACGAATTCagtataagataataataggAACTCGGTACTCTTGAGCAATGCTTTGTTAACAAAATGCCTTGAAGCGATGTAATCTCATTTACAAATCTTGCTTCAAATTATAATACATCTACGGTTTTCAATTTCAACTTTAGCACTGGTCAAGTGTACCTATTGcatatttcaaatttcaacgtAGGTAGAGCCAAACAAACTTTATAACAGCTACAAGGTAGTAAATGTCTAAATGTATCGGTAAATTGGCAAAGCACCACCACAAAGCCGTGCGATCCTTAGCAGGAGTTCCATCGGACTGTTTATTATCAGCACCCTCATAATTATCATTAAACATTAACCCCTTATAATAGACatatttacacagcgaataactatacaaaatatatttgtctGGGAAGTTGGAAATTCGCATAATAGATAAAGACAGCAGATATTTACGCTGGTCGCTTCGTAAATGCCTTTATTATTATGAGAGTAATAATGATTTATTCTGAATTATAAACTTTACAAAATTTTCGCTTCGCAGACATCTGATCTTGAGTCGCTGCTCTGCAAGCAAGAGGGCGCATCAATCGCGCCCGCCCCCATGGAGCTGTTCGACGGCGGGACTACCTCACGCGACGATGCCTTCCTCCGCCCAGCCCTCTGGGAGGACATCGCCTCCTCCATCCGCAACATCGACCCCGAGAACGCCAACATGCTGGCTCCCCTCGGCGCCACTCACGTCAAACTCGAAGCGGACGATCCCCTGCTCGAGGAATGCGCTACACCTCTACTCAGCCCGCTCGAGATCAAGACGGAGAGGCTCTGCGCGCCCCCGACGTACGCGCACCCTCAACCGCCACCCCAACCACAGCCCGCGGCCACCTACTCCAAGTACCCGCAGTCCAGGCTAGTCTACATGTCGCCGCTCACACCCCCCGGATCTGATCAGGGTAGCCCAGGAAACTCCATGCAGGTAATTTTAAGGTCATCCACTGCTAGCGTTTGGGGGAAGATGGTACCATCTCGTGCTATGCGATTGTTGCTATTGcgattgttttaataaatttcgtaACTTGTGTCTATTACCTCACTCGGCTGAAAGCTATTAAAGGAATCGATGGAGTGAAACGGAGCGCCTTTATAATATGAGGGCGTCGGTTTTATAACTTTCAGCGgaattaaaatatgtacctactacTAAATTTTTTGTTCGATTTATTCTAAATACCGTAGCCAAGCATCAGGTAAAATGATAGCACGACATATCCCATACCATATACAATTACCGTAATCTATCCTGCATTTAAGTAGACTATTTGTTTGCTATTCTTTATTCAAGTAGATGTGTGTGAAGGGAATGCTGGTGCAActagtaatgataatatttcAGTGCGGGCCTAGAcggacgccgccgccgccgtaCCATCCACCGCCGTTGCTGCGGGCTCCGCACATGCAGCCGCATCCGTTGCCACAGACGCACCATCCGCAGGTTGACAATCTCctcttttactaataaatataccAAATACTCGTATATTTATGattcaaaatcataatatgttaTGAGACGAACGAATgaacatgaaaaataatgtGTAGCCTAGGGTTTACCTGATCCTAGATCCTACCGTGCATGCTTTAAAACTTCAGTAAGCAGTAGAGGTACAATAATGCTATGACGAGCATATCTATTCTTGTCTGCTTTGGTTCTGCAGCTtactcataaatatttttacgcAGCAAATTATTTTGTGTATCTACGAGAATCTTCTCTCCATTGGGCATTGCTATCACCACATCACCACAGATCAATATCAACAAACAATTAAAATAGAACCCCCTAATTGGATCGAAACGGAAATTTTCAGGCGATGCCGCCGATGCAGATGGCGCCGCAGGCTAGTGTGGTGCCGCCGACGACGCACGCGCGCCTCGCTCCGCCCTCCGTCAAGTACAACAGACGCAACAACCCCGAACTAGAGAAACGGAGGGTACATCACTGCGACTTTATAGGTAGGTTGTCTAGAGCTTGCCTACCAATACAGAACACTGAGTACTAttgagaaattgattcataaacaGCTGACGGaagtaccatcaaggaaattgattcctaggcagttgacacaCCAATGTCATTTGGACGGATTATGTCAATAtctacgcaagcgaaaaactttgtatcccttttgacgaaaaatgcggaaacgtaggtgaatgaaattttgcacagttatagcttatatgctgaaggagtgcatcgagctaatactattttgaaattatgctcttatcatacatttttttaataaataaaatattacacacatgacacactacaatacgcacactcaagaagatgacatatttttgagtgacaaacttatacatacgaattataatcttttatttatggttgaagtctgttgacaacaagttgacaaattgaaaatggattatagtttttttttttaaattgaatcttagatactattagacaaaggCTTAcaaggccagtctgagatcagctgagtcccaaagacaagagtttaaaaaaattggataaagtcaatattattgttttacaaaatataggtaatgaaattgaaactaaggtcgaattccGACCAtttggcgatctctagtaacgttaattacgtaaccaaactacttagatccccatctgcctaggaattaacttctctgatagtacataatttgGTTTGCTTATGTCACGTCCAGCCTGTGAGATGACGACTAACACCTGACTTAACTCGGCCAAATAACATAAGTCTGTCGGCCTGTAAATCAATTTCCCTGATGGTACATTAAATAAGCcaatttataaaaaagaatAGCGTTAGTCGCTCACTTGTAACTTTAAACACTgcactgttataatattatacaatgtctcttcaataattaatttatacgaGTATACCGATGAAATGCTTCTGAAAAATTAACCCAAACGTGGTCTACGTTTCAGGCTGTACAAAAGTTTATACCAAAAGTTCACACCTGAAAGCTCACCAGCGGATACATACAGGTAAATTCCTTCATAACTGTGTTGCTTCGTTTCTGCTTTGCGAATTATTGACCTTGCTCTGCGAAATGCTATTTATCGTGCTTATCCCGGCCACGAACTTTTAGACGTCGGTGGTCCATAAAGGCGCCTTGTAGACCACTCACTGGCCAGCAGGTTTCGTTAAATTGCATTCTCTATAATTGATAGCGTAGTTAGACATCTAAAAAGGCATCTGACATAACCAATGACCTCTTATTATAGAGATCAGTGGACATAACGCAACGCTAAGTGCCATGGCGCCTCCAATGGGATATGAAATCACGTTTTTGATATCTGACTTCGCCATCGGAAATGCAATTTGACTAAGCACTCTGGCCGTGCGATTGTTGTAAATCGGCGGTTTATAGGAGAGAAGCCCTACACCTGCCAGTGGCCGGAGTGCGAGTGGCGGTTTGCGAGGTCTGACGAGCTGACGCGGCACTATCGGAAGCACACCGGAGCCAAGCCGTTCAAGTGCGCGGTCTGCGAGCGGTCCTTCGCGCGGTCTGACCATCTCGCGCTCCACAATAAGCGCCATCAGCCCAAAACGTCCAAATGACACCCAAGACGAGGCGGGGAACAAACTCCCGCGCCTCAGAACACTCAGGTATAAATTTTCTACGTTACATCCAAAGCCTTAAGTAAACTTACAATCGACAGTTGCGCCAGTCTTCCAACTAGCGATATTTGACTgaactgcaatgttttcagtAAGGTAGATAGATTCTTCCCTTGATACTTATCGCGAAGCGTATGTTATGACAGATTCCGTTTTTTGGGCTTGTATGTGaaggatatacagggtgtaacaaaaataagtgataatactttagggtgtgtacgtgttccttgtagagagttcactgtgaaagtagcagcgctgaaagaccaaatttttttttcacttttgtatggggaaactcgtgacgctcgggccctagcccatacaaaagtgaaaaaaaaattcgtctttcagagctgctactttcacagcgaactctctacaaggaacacgtacacacccttaagtattatcacttatttttgttacacactgtatagagaaacttaactatttataaaatacgATTATTCAAAAAATACACGGGTATAATTGTTTAGAATGACTGGGTTTTTGAAACtgtattaaacatattatgtatctCTTTATTACAGGAAGATTGTGGGGAGAACTTCTTTCTAGAGTGCGACTTGGAGACCAGTTTGATGGACACTTTCTACAGCGTACTGTGAGATCGCTGCTCAAACACCAGCTCACGGGTCCACGACGCAGACAGACACGTGGACCTACACCTTCTATGTAAAATACgacttttatatttaagttgAGGCCTGGTAGCGTATTCGGTTGCGGCGTTAAGTATCTATTGCATGCGTTTTGTCTCTGACGGGATCTTTAAACGGGTTACTTATGGATCACGTCAAATATGAGTGTGTGATTGAACTTTGGAGTAAAATAACATTGAACGGACGATATATTTTAGGAGCACCAAAATGTGGCATGGCAAATCTTCAAATAGTGATGAATAAGGTACTGTAAGGTCAAAATTAGGTAGAGCAACGATCATGTTCATTTAAAAATCTGTTGTTCGTATTAA encodes:
- the LOC121738283 gene encoding dendritic arbor reduction protein 1-like; translation: MECCAYRPAEDIAGDQIVPGGGRWGTPHAAGLIDSWFQMQTSDLESLLCKQEGASIAPAPMELFDGGTTSRDDAFLRPALWEDIASSIRNIDPENANMLAPLGATHVKLEADDPLLEECATPLLSPLEIKTERLCAPPTYAHPQPPPQPQPAATYSKYPQSRLVYMSPLTPPGSDQGSPGNSMQCGPRRTPPPPYHPPPLLRAPHMQPHPLPQTHHPQAMPPMQMAPQASVVPPTTHARLAPPSVKYNRRNNPELEKRRVHHCDFIGCTKVYTKSSHLKAHQRIHTGEKPYTCQWPECEWRFARSDELTRHYRKHTGAKPFKCAVCERSFARSDHLALHNKRHQPKTSK